The Deltaproteobacteria bacterium nucleotide sequence GTAGTCTCGGAATCTCTTCATGCCCGGCGTCACGGCTATTCCTGCCTCATCCCGGTAATGGCTAAATGCCCCGATGCCTCAATCGTCAATTCCTCGGAACTGCCCGAGGCCGAAGTGGGCGGAGTGGCCGACTCAGCGAAGCCCAAGGGCCGAACGCAGCGCGGCGTCGATCTGCGTCAAATCCCCCGCTGCGACGGTCCCCAGTACGCGCTTGATGATCTGTTTGTCGACCGCGAGGAGCTTGGAAACGCGCACGGTAGTCGGATGGCGAAGGCCAACGTCCTGCCATGCGGCCAGCGGCTGGTCGCCCGGCCCGGGCCGGCGATAGTATCGTGGCTGGCTGCTGATCGGGCACACGATCACGTCGGCGAGGCGGCGGTGAGGTGGCTGGACTCACGACGAGCGCGCGGCGCGGTTTCACTCCGGAATGGTTCGAATAGGGCACGTTGACGA carries:
- a CDS encoding type II toxin-antitoxin system PemK/MazF family toxin; amino-acid sequence: MCPISSQPRYYRRPGPGDQPLAAWQDVGLRHPTTVRVSKLLAVDKQIIKRVLGTVAAGDLTQIDAALRSALGLR